TATTTCCAACGATGTCCCCACAATAGCGCGTACCATATTGCGCAAAAACCGATCAGCGGTAATATGAAAAACCAAATGTTGTTCGGTATGCCATACCCACTCGGCTCTACGAATATCGCAAATATTTGTAAACACCTGCGTATGAGACTTACTAAAGCATTCAAAATCCTGCCTGCCCAATAAAAATTTTGCAGCTTCATTCATCTTTTCTACATCCGGACGATCGCGCATAAAACATGAATAAGGATAGATAAAAGGATCTTTATGAAAATGAAGATGGTATTCATAGGATCGTTGTGTCGCATCGAAGCGAGCGTGCGCTTCAGGCCCCACTTCGATCAAACGCTTAACGGCCACATCAAAGGGCAATAAGGCATTGAGCGAATGAATAAAACGATCCGCATTTTGTAGAATACCCACAGGTGCTGCATCGAAATGCGCATACAATTGCTTGGCATGAACACCCGTATCTGTACGGCCAGCTCCAGTTGTTTCAACAGGTTCTCGCAACAGGGTTTCAAGCGCTTTATTTAGCACTTCCTGCACGGAAATTGCATTGTTCTGAATTTGCCAACCATGATAAGCCTGTCCAAAATAGGCTATTTCTAAAAAAAAACGTCTTTTATCCATTATATGAAACAAAGGTACGTTTTTCCAAATGAGCATCATTTCTTCGCGGACCGAATTTACTCATTTTCCTCATTATTTAATCCTTACATGACAAAACTAGTTATTTTGCACTTCTTTTTGCTCGAATCCACTTGGCCGGTAATTCGGTATCAGCGGCACCAAAGCCACAGCAAACTCCTACTATCTTCGCCATGCGACCACGGCAAGTCCACAGTGAGTCCACGTTGAGTCCACCTTTTTAAGTACATTCAATGCGGAAGTACCATGGTGACACTATGGTTGCAGCCCGAACTTGTCCCCTAATTGTCCATAACACAAGGCTAAAAAGGCTATAGTAGATCGACCAGATTTTCAAAAGCCATGCCGCGTGATGCTTTCAATAAAACCGTGGCATCAGTTATCGGATTTTCGCTGATTGCTTGTTTCGCTTCGGCAGTAGTTTCATAAAACTCTCCGCTCTCATACCGATGGGCAAAAAATTCTTTTCCTACAAAAACCTTACGATCTGCAGGAATGGATCTTACATTCTCGACAATTTTTTTATGTTCTTCAAAGGATTCTGCCCCCAATTCAAACATATCACCCAATACAATAGCCTTCTTATCCGCTTCAATAATCCGGATATTGTCCAGCGCAGCGGCCATACTAGTTGCATTTGCATTATAATAGTCGCAGATTAGGGTATTATGCGCAGTTTTCATAATCTGGGAGCGATTGTTCGTAGGTGTATACCCTTCAATACCCCGATTGATCGACGCAGAAGAAACGCCAAAATGCAAACCCACAGCAATAGCTGCAAGGAAGTTTTCGGTATTATAAGATCCGGTTAACTGGGTATCGACAACATAAGATTCGGTCGCACCCTTCTTGTGCCATTCAATTTGCAAGAGGGGATTTGCCCTAAGAAGCTTTCCAATCACATCATTACCTTCAGAAAAACCATAGGTGACGATGTTGGCTATCTTGCGGGCGGAAGCCATCTCTTTGAGATGTGGGTTATCTGCCTGCAAAAATAATACCCCTTGATGGTCCTGCAACCAATCGTACAGTTCGCCTTTGGTTTTCTTTACGCCTTCAAAGGATCCAAAACCTTCGAGATGGGCCTTACCAACGTTAGAAATCAAACCATGTGTCGGTTCGGCAATCCCACATAGGAAAGCAATCTCTTCCAAATGATTTGCCCCCATTTCGATGATGGCGAGCTCAATTGAATCATCTATGGCTAATAATGTCAATGGGACGCCGATGTGATTATTCAAATTTCCTTTGGTCGCATAGGTCTTGTATTTCTGCGACACAACAGCATTCAAAAGCTCTTTGGTCGTCGTTTTTCCATTGGTTCCCGTCACCCCAATAACTGGAATATGCAATTGCTGTCTATGGTAATTTGCCAGTTGCTGTAATGTTTTTAAAACATCATCAACAAGAATATACGCTTCTCCTTTTCGGTAGGTCTCGTCATCAATAACCACATATTTAGCACCCATTTCAAGTGCTTTCTCGGCGAAAGTATTCCCATTGAAATTGGCCCCTTTTAAAGCGAAAAATAGACTATCTTTTTCAATTTTACGTGTATCTGTTGTAATATTCGGATACTGTTTATAAATCTGATAGAGTGACTGGATATCCATGTTGAGCAATTTGTTGAACAAACTTAGAGAAATTGCTTTTTATATGCAATACAATTACGCTTTAGCAGCTCATATTATTCGCGACTTTTTCAAAATTTCAAGCAATCATCGATAGCGAAAATTCGCTCAGAAAACGTAGAAAATGCGGCATAATCCGATTGCCTTAAACCCCACCGATAACGTTTGCGCATTTATTTTCGTGAATTTCCTTTAAGGATGACTTGAATATTGGTATTTTCATTGACCATTTAAACAGTTTGGGAAATTCAGGCGACCGTATTTTCATCCCCTTTTGCATTTTTTATGTCCGATTACTTCAGCAATAAAAAGGTCGACAGACAAAAGAAGGTAGAAAACAGATAAACCTGCAAATCAATACATTGTATGAAAACTTTTTTAGACGACAACTTTTTATTGAACACAAAAGCAGCTGAAGAGCTGTACCACAATTATTCAAAACATCTGCCGATTATTGATTACCATAATCATCTAATCCCAGAACAGATTGCAAATAACGTCAAGTTTGATAATATAAGTCAGGTTTGGTTACATGGTGATCATTACAAATGGCGGGCCATGCGTGCCAACGGTGTCAACGAACATTATGTTACCGGAGACGCTTCAGATGAAGAAAAATTCATCAAATGGGCCGAAACTGTTCCTTATACCTTACGAAATCCATTACACCATTGGACACACCTTGAATTACAACGTTATTTTGGCATAACTGATCTATTATCTCCAAAAACTGCGGCCAAGATCTATGCAGATACCAGTGCTTTGCTGCAACAAGATAGTCATTCGGTACGCGGACTACTCAAGATGATGCATGTTGAAGTCGTTTGCACAACAGACGACCCGATCGATAGCCTGGAATTTCATCAGCAGTTTGCGAAAGAGCGTGAATCATTTAAAATGCTTCCGGCATTTCGTCCTGACAAAGCAATGAATTGCGATGACCTGCCTGCATTGAACCAATACATCGACAAGCTTGAAGCAGTCAGCAATATCCAGATAAGCAGTTTAAGCGACTACCTCAACGCCTTGAAAGCAAGGCACGACTTCTTTGCCGCCAACGGTTGTAAAGTCTCAGATCATGGTTTGGAACACATCTATGCTGAAGATTATACCGAAACTGAAATCGCATTCATCTTTGATAAAATTCGTGCAGGCAAAGAAATAACTTTTGAAGAGAACCTGAAGTTTAAATCCGCCATGTTGGTCTATTTTGCAGAATGGGATCATGAGAAAGGCTGGGTGCAACAATACCACTTGGGCGCTTTACGTAACAATAACTCCCGCATGCACCGATTGATCGGTCCAGATACCGGCTGGGATTCTATTGGGGATTTTAGTCAGGGACGTACATTATCAAAGTTTTTGAATAAATTAGACAACCAAGATAAGCTAACCAAGACAATTATCTATAATCTCAATCCAGCCGACAATGAACTTATTGCGACAATGGTTGGGAATTTCAATGATGGTTCTATCAAAGGAAAAATTCAGTTTGGCTCAGCTTGGTGGTTTTTGGACCAAAAAGACGGCATGACAAAACAGATTAATACCTTGTCGAATATGGGTTTGTTAAGTCGTCTTGTAGGCATGTTGACCGATTCCAGAAGTTTTCTTTCTTTTCCAAGACATGAATACTTTAGAAGATTGGTCTGTGACATCTTTGGACAGGACATCGAAAAAGGAGAAATACCAAATGATATCGAATGGGTCGGGAAAATCATACAGGATATCAGCTACAATAACGCAAAAGAATATTTTGAATTTTAATGAATGAACATGCAGGGTAAAGTTTTAAGCTTTGGGGAATTGCTGTTGCGGATCTGCCCGGATATTGAAGAAAACTGGATTGAACAGCATCAATTGCCTTTTTACGTTGGAGGAGCAGAATTAAACGTCGCTACAGCTTTGGCCCTATGGGGCCTGCCATCATCTTATTTATCTGCAATACCGCAAAATGCCATTTGTGAAGGTATAGACTCCTATTTGAACCGTAGAAACATCGATACATCGGCGATGCAATGGGGCGGAGAGCGCTTGGGTATATACTATCTTCCAAAAGGCAAAGATCTTAAAAATGCGGGGGTTATCTACGATCGTGCCAATTCATCTTTTGCAAGCCTCAAAGTTGGCAGTATTGATTGGGATAAAGCCTTGAAGGATGTAAAATGGTTTCACTTTTCGGCAATTTGCCCTGCAATCAGTCAAGAGATTGCAGACCTCTGTCTTGAAGCGGTGCAAAAAGCACAGGAAAAAGGAATTTTTGTATCCCTAGACCTGAACTACCGATCAAAGCTCTGGAAATATGGTAAAACGCCGAAAGAGGTGATGCCTCCGATTGCCAGGTATTGCAATTTAATTATGGGCAATATTTGGGCTGCACACCAGATGCTCGGAACTTCACTAGACGAACAATTCTTAGCAAGCTCTTCAGGATACAGCGAAGAAGAATTACAAGCCCAAGCAGACCGGACCAGCCGGGAAATTGTTGCTTCAAACCCCAAATGCCAGTATGTAGCCAATACCTTTCGTTTTGACCACCATACCAAAGGGATAAAGTACTATACCACATTATTTGATAAAGACCGTCTCATCAAATCTACAACCTATATCGCGGAAGAGATTTTGGATAAAGTAGGAAGTGGCGACTGCTTTATGGCTGGTCTGATTTATGGATTGTATTCCAACCTCTCCCCGGAGGAGACCTTGGAATTTGCAACAAGCGCGGCATTCGATAAACTATTTATCGCCAGCGATGCAACAACAAGTACAGTGGACGATATAAAAAAGAGAATGATAGCATGAATTTAAAAGAGATTGTATTAAATAAAATTATCGAACAAGGAACACTTCCTTTATTCTTCCATCATGATCAGGAAGAAAGTATCGATATTCTACGAACTTTATACCGAGCGGGTGTACGCGTTTTTGAATTTACAAATCGTGGTCCCGAAGCTTTGGCTGTTTTTGAGCAGCTTGTTGCAACAAGAAACCTCGAGATGCCAGACCTCTACCTGGGGATCGGCACCATCAAATCGGTGGACGATGCACAACAGTTTCTCCAGGTTGGAGCGGATTTTATTGTTGCACCCTTAGTGAATCCTTTGGTTGGTTCGCTCGTACATGAGCACCATAAGTTGTGGATTCCGGGCTGTATGACACCGACAGAAATCTACACGGCTCAGCAGCAACAGGCCGCATTGATAAAATTATTCCCTGCAAATATTTTGGGACCAGCATTTATGTCATCTATTCGGGATCTTTTTAAAGGTCAGAACTTTATACCAACGGGGGGTGTAGACATCGAAATAGAAAATCTAAAAGCATGGTTCAGGTCAGGTGTATGCGCAGTAGGGATGGGCAGTAAACTGATTGATCCAAAGGACACCAGCAATTTATTCGAAAATACACAAAAAGCACTTGATCTTGTCTCAAAAGCACGTTAAAACAATAATCGATGCTGTATGCCTTCCAATAACATCGTTAAAGGATGGCATACAGCATTAATTATTGGTCATTTGAAACGATAGGCTCAAGAAAAATAAACAATTAAACCCATTATGATTAATACAGAGAAAAAGGGTAGTTACCGCTGGGTAATCTGTGCCCTACTATTTTTTGCTACCACAATTAATTACTTGGATCGCCAGGTATTATCCTTAACCTGGAAAGATTTTATCAGTCCCGAATTCCACTGGACCAATACGGACTATGGGAACATTACCGCTTTATTTTCTATTTTTTACGCCATCAGCATGCTTTTCGCCGGACGTTTTGTCGATTGGATGGATACAAAAAAAGGTTTTCTATGGGCGATTGCTGTTTGGTCCATTGGTGCCATATTACATGCTTTTTGTGGTATTGCAACCTCAGGAATTGTCGCTGGCGAGTGGTTTGTTGGATTTGAAGGCGCAAAAGAAGCCATTTCTCATGTGAACAATGTCGGTTTAATCATCAGCGTTAGTGTAAACTTATTTATTTTCGCCCGGTTTGTATTGGCTGTCGGTGAAGCTGGAAATTTCCCAGCTGCCATTAAAGCGACCGCAGAGTATTTTCCAAAGAAAGATCGTGCTTTAGCGACGAGTATCTTCAATTCTGGAGCGACCATTGGCGCCCTAGCAGCACCGCTGATGATACCAGTTATCGCCGCACATTGGGGTTGGGAGATGTCTTTCATCATTATAGGAGCCCTTGGATTTGTCTGGATGGGTTTCTGGATCTTTCTTTATAAAAAACCGCACGAAAATCCGAAAGTAAATGCGGCAGAATTGGCTTATATTCACCAAGATGATCATGAACACCAAACAGAACAGACTGGAGCACCAAAACAGCCTAAAACCACCATCGGGGAATGCCTCAAGTACAAGCAAACCTGGGCTTTTGTCTTCGGAAAATTCATGACCGACGGTGTCTGGTGGTTCTTCTTATTCTGGATGCCAGCTTATCTATCGGCTGTTTACGACATAAAGTCTTCCGATACAGAAGGGCAATTGGCCATATTTGTTTTATATGCGATCACGATGCTGTCTATTTATGGCGGCTGGTTGCCGACGTATTTTGTGGAGAAAAAGGGAATGAATGCCTATGAAGGCCGAATGAAGGCCATGTTGCTGTTTGCTTTCGTCCCATTGGTCGTACTCTTTGCACAACCCTTAGGGCATATTTCCTATTGGATTCCTGTTATTTTAATTGGTTTTGCAGGTGCGGCACATCAGTCTTGGTCGGCCAATATATTTTCTACGATTGGCGATTCTTTTCCAAAACGTGCTATTGCCACTGTTACAGGAATAGGTGGGCTTGCGGGTGGCGTTGGAGCCTTTATTATCAATAAAACTTCGGGCTGGCTATTCGACTATGCGAAAGAGACTCAACTGGTTTTTATGGGTTTTAAGGGGGAAGAAGCGGGCTATTTTATTATTTTTTCTTTCTGTTCCATCGCCTATTTGATTGCATGGATTGTAATGAAAACGCTAGTCCCTAAACTTATTTTAATAAAAAATTAACAAATATTGTAAAATTTACAGTATATTAGCGATATCTTTATAAATATCAATCTAAACCATTTTTAAAAACAATGAGCTTAAACTTAGAAGGTATCTTCTACGAGGAGAAAGACATTCCCGCAGAATTTACACTGGACGAACAGGTCGATCAAAGAGAGTTCCTTTCCAATGGAGAAATGATTTCTTGGACGGGTCAAGTAAACGAGGTATTTTCACCAATCTGTGTAAAGACCAAGGATGGCTTGAAACGTAAGCGCATCGGTAGTTTCCCTGTTTGTACTGAAAAAGAGTCCATGGAAGCCTTGGAAGCTGCTGTAAAAGCATACGACAACGGCCGTGGAGAGTGGCCGACAATGAGCGTTGCCGATCGTATTACCTGTGTTGAAAATTTCACGCAAAAGATGATTGCCAAGAAGGACATTGTTGTCAAGCTTATTATGTGGGAAATTGGCAAATCCTATGCTGACTCTGTTAAGGAGTTTGACCGCACGGTGGAGTATATATACGCAACGATCGACGCATTGAAAGATATCGACCGCGATTCTTCCCGCTTTCAGATCGAACAAGGTATCATTGCCCAAATCAGAAGATCTCCACTAGGAGTCGTTTTATGTATGGGGCCATTCAACTACCCGCTGAATGAAACGTTTACAACGTTGATCCCGGCATTGATCATGGGAAATACCATGTTGTTCAAACCACCTAAACACGGTACTTTACTACACTACCCTTTATTAGAAGCTTTTAGAACAAGTTTCCCCAAAGGCGTAGTCAATACAATTTATGGTCGTGGCAACAAGATTGTTCCAAGTCTGATGCAATCCGGAAAGATCAATGTGTTGACCTTGATCGGTTCAAGCCGTGTTGCTGACGAACTGAAGAAATTACATCCTAAAGTTAACCGTCTCCGCGCAATTCTTGGTCTGGACGCTAAAAATGCAGCGATCATCACCAAGGATGCCGATTTAAATCTTGCTGTTTCTGAAACCGTATTGGGTTCGCTTTCATTCAATGGCCAACGCTGTACCGCACTTAAAATTATCTATGTACACCGCAGCCTGGCACAGGAATTCTTAAAACGTCTTTCTGCGGAAGTTGCTAAACTAAAATATGGTATGCCCTGGGAAAAAGGCGTGTCTTTGACACCTCTTCCAGAGGTTAACAAACCAGCTTATCTGACTGAATGTATTGAAGATGCAAAAGCTTATGGTGCAAAGGTGATTAACGAAAATGGCGGACAGGTAGCCGAATCTTTCTTCTACCCAGCGATTGTTTATCCGGTCAATTCTCAAATGAAACTTTACAGGGAGGAACAATTTGGTCCAGTTATCCCTGTTGTGCCATTTGACGATCTTGAAGAACCTATTGAGTACCTTATTGGCTCTTCACATGGACAGCAGGTCAGTATCTTTAGTAACAATGCTGCAGTTGTGTCGTCTTTAATCGATCCTTTGGTCAATCAGGTAAGTCGTGTCAATATCAATTGTCAATGTCAACGTGGTCCAGATACCTTCCCTTTCACCGGAAGAAAGGACAGCGCTGAGGGAACATTATCGGTTGTGGATGCCCTACGTTCATTCTCGATACGATCGCTGGTAGCGGCAAAGTTCACCGAAGAAAACAAGAAATTGCTGAATGACATCGTTAGTGAAAATGAATCGAACTTTTTAAGTACCAAATACATTTTCTAATAGCATTGTCTATAAAAAAAAGCGACACCGCGGGATGATTTTAGATCATCTCGCGGTGTCGCTTTTTTTTAGAAAATTCAAGGGCCTATTGCGCTCTTTCTTTCTCCTCATTACTTGTATCTTTCTTACGATAGTTGTTTTTTAAATTTCCGAATTTATACGAATAGGTCAATCGAACCACACGACGATCTTGGTATTGCCTGATACTGGAGTCAAAGTCGCCGAAATTGGTTTTCAGGTTCTGATTCCCTGTATTAAACAAGTCGCTCACCGCCAGCTTCAACGAACTACGTTGATCTTTAAATGTCTTTGTCGCCCCAACCTCCATATCCCAACGGGCCTTCATATCGTATACATTATAGTTGAACGGAGAGAAATACCTCAAATTGACATTTGCCGACAGACTTTTCGCCAATTTTAAATTGTGCATTGATGTAGCTTGCAAAAGAAAGGAGGTCCTTTTCAACGGATGACCACTTACCATGCCATCAAAGTTAAAATGGATGCCTGTAATATTGTTATTCATGCTCCAAATCTTGGATACCGTAACTGGGATGTTCAGATTCAGATACGCCGTCAGATTTTTACCTAAATTTTCACGTATAACCCAGGTCTGTTTCAGCACCGAATCTTGCCCCATACTCTCTACAATCGCATCCCGCACATCGTTAATACCCAATGTCACGTTATAACGTTGCAGCAACGTATAGTTTAGGGTGAATTCATTGGAAAATTGCGGATTCAGGTAAGGATTACCACGTTCAAAGGTTAGTTTATCAATAAAATAATCAAAAGGATTCAACTGTCGGTAATTAGGACGCGTGATTTTCCTTGCGTAACCTAAAGAAAGGATATGATTCTCATGGAATGTATATGTCAGATTTGCATTCGGAAAAAGTTTAAAGTAATTCCGTTTCACTTGCTTATTTAAGGTCAACGAGTTCCCGTCAGAAAATGTATATTCTCCCCTCGCGCCGACCTTCAGGCCCCATTTCCCTATGGTATTGTTATAGTCTATGTATCCAGCGGCGATCTGCTCCTTATACACAAAATGATTCGTACGCTTTTCATTATTAATCCAGGAATTGTTCAAAAAGTCTTCAAAGGTTAAGTCGTTATCCGACGTAACGTTTGAATATTTAGCCCCCATCTCAAGCTTGGAAACCTTCGATAGCGGTCGTTCATAATCCAGTTTGGCGACATAGATATCAATTCCGATGGGCATTCTACTGCGTTGGATCTCTTCGGGCGTAATCGCATCCATCTGACCATTAAAATATTGGTTATTATAACCTACGCGTTTGCTGCTTTTGAATTTACTCCAATCCAAATCAAGGGTAAGTTTTCTGCCATTCGAATCAATTCTAAACTCATTATTTAAATTAGCGGAGTAACGATCAAATAACTCTTTGAACTGTGATGTCGAAATCAAAAGCGAATCCAATGTTGTGAAAGACTTTCCTACATTGGTCTTACTATCGTTATCGTTGTATTCGATATTATTCGATCCATTAAACTGAACGGTTAACGTATTTCTGGCCGATGTCCTCTGCTCAACACCAAAGCGATAGGAATGGTTCTTTTCCTTTTCATCCAATATCGACCTTTGGTTAAAATAGGTCTTTTCACCTTTATTCTGAATAACACGATCAAGCAGGAGCTTCCGATGGCTTTTTTCATCCGAATACGCATACGACCCAAATACTGTCGTATTGTTCTTCTTATAGTTCAGGGATAAGGAGCTATTCCCTCTGAATTTTTCTCCCCTCCCTGCCGTCACGTTAAAGGTTCCGTTAAAACCTTCCATCCGATTTTTTTTGAGTACAATATTAATTGTTCCCACTGCCCCCTCAGCGTCATCTTTTGCTGCACGAGTAGTAATCACTTCGACGGACTTAATCTGATTGCCATCCGTACTCTTCAAAAAATTCACCAACTGTTCACCCGACATATAGGTCTGCCGACCATCGATGGTCACAGAAACACCAGATTGACCCATCAGCTGTAGATTGTTATTGTTATCTAAACTCACTCCAGGAGCCCGCTGTACAATATCTAAGGCATTATTCCCTGCGGCCAAAGGCGAATTTTCCACATTTAAAACCAGTTTACCAGGCTTGCTTTCAACCATCGGCCGCTTACCCTCTACGGCGACCTCCTGCAATTTTCGTGTGTCCGCGTTCAGTAGGATCGTTGGCACCTTGTAATCTGACGTACTGATATCAAAAGCGTTGCCCTTATTGGCGGTATACCCAACCATTTTCGCTTCGACATAATAACTTCCAGCTTGTACATCCGAGAATTGGTATTCTCCATTTTCATCGGTAACAACGGCTTTCAAAATAACAGCCGTCTTTGCTTTCATCAGATAAGCAGTTGCAGAAGCCAAAGGCGCATTATTTTCCGCCTGTACTTTGCCGGTAACTTTCACTTGTGGATAGGCAAAGGAAACAATCAAAAAATTTAGGAGTAAGAGGTAAAAATATCTTTTCATTCGTTTATCAAAAAGTGTAATAGCATTTACTTGATTGTTTTAAGTCGGCTTATCACACGAGGTTTAGTATTAATTTTCGATTGGTTACAGCTTCAATATTTGTCTTCCGCCTAGGGGCGGAAGACTTGCTTTATATTATTTCTTTTTTGTCTCTATGGTAACACCATCTTTTTTGACATTGATAATGGTATCCCGACGGATGACAATAGAAGTATCATTTGCGACTACTCCATTACCCTCCGCATCTGCTTCTTCAGTTTCATCAGACTTTTTGGGGGGCAGAGCACATTTCAAGCCGAGTGAGGTGACCACAAACTCGACCTCTTTTACATCCCTTAGATCTTCGCTATACCGATCACGACATTCGTAAAATGAAATATCCCTTAATTTATCTTCCAAATTATCATTGATGATCAATTTGGTGCCTACCGGGAGAAACAAGGTAACATTCACTTCCTGATCCCGATAACGCTCGCCTTCATTCAACTGGAACGCATTGTCAAATATCAATGACGTACTATCCTGTCTCAAGGCATAATTAATTTTACCAGCTCTGTCCGTTGCTACTTTATACGTACTTCCTTTAGCCGAATACTCATAGCGTACATAAGGTTCCTGTAGGGAGTCTATACGTTCAACTCGAATACGAATATTACGTCTCAGGTAAGTAGAAAGATTTTCGCTTTTGATACCCAAACCGCTTTTTACACCATTTTTCAAGCGGATTACCCGAATATCATTTTCGTTTAAATAATAAACAGCCTGTTTTTGCAGCGGTTTCTCTTCAACAATTGTACTGGATTCTTTAAACTCCTTTGCTACCGATGTAGCGTAGTAGATAATAGCGCCTATCGATGCCAACCATACTAAAAACAAGGTAGTTGTCAAATAATTGTTCATTGGTTTTTTATCGAAGAGGACTCGGAGAAGCAAATAAAACAATCCGGCAAAAGGGATAAAAATGGCCAAGAAACCCGCAATCAAGGCAAAAGGTACATCGCTTGGGTCCATGAGGTAAAAAGGACCCGAATCGTCCATGACGTCAGGAATTACGTTCACAATAGCCAAAGCAAAGAAAATTAGCCCAATGATCAAACCAATGAGTGTCAACCCGACGATAATAACAAAAAATACACCGATAACTTTTACAACAACCTGCAGCAACTTAGCAACACTATCGCCTGTACGGTCTATTCCCCTTGAAAACGAATCCTTTACGCCACTCATTTCTTCATCGAAAGAACGTTTGAAATTCTGAATGTTCGGTGCTTCACCACGCATTTCCATTTTATCTGCACGGGTTACAGCGAGCGGCATTACGATCCATAGGATAACATAGACCAACACACCCGATCCGCCGATCACAACAAATAACGCAAAGAGTAGTCGTACCCATTTTGCCTCAATACCAAAAAAATGGCCCAGTCCGCTACATACTCCACTGAAAACTTTGTCGTCGGGATCGCGCATCAGCTTCTTTCCTACTTTAAAGCCATCTGCATTTGGCTGGCGCTGAAAAGACGCATAACCATCCTGATCCTCAGACTCAAAATCGCTTACGCTACCCATCTGCTCAATGACAGCATTCACATCATCCATATTTAGAACTTCTTTGCTCCCCGCCTGAATCTTTTCGGTAAACATTTCAGAAATACGATTTTCGATATCTTCTAAAATCTCCTTACTATCTTCCGATTGTCCAAAGTGCTTCTTTATATCAATCATGTAGGAGCGAAGCACCTCATAAGCATCTTCTTCAATATGGAAGACGATACTATTTATGTTGATAATTATTGTCTTATTCATCGTTATTATCTTTAACTGGTTTAGTTGAATCATTGTTTCTACCCACCAATGACGTGTTTACAGCAAACACGAGCTCATTCCAGGTAACATCTAGTCTTGAAAGGACTTCTAACCCTTCTTGGGTGATTTCATAATATTTTCTAGGCGGACCTGAAGTTGACTCCTTCCATATATAGCTTAACAGGCCATTATTTTTTAGACGTGTTAAAAGCGGATATAAGGTTCCTTCCACAACCAATAATTGAGCTTTCTTCAGTTCGCTGATAATATCGGAGGCATAAATTTCTCCTCGAGAAATTATGGATAGGATACAATATTCAAGTATCCCCTTCCTCATTTGGATTTGTGTATTTTCAGCTATCATAACAATACAAAGATATATGTATTTTATGGTACCATGCAATACATAGTACCGTATA
The Sphingobacterium multivorum genome window above contains:
- a CDS encoding PspC domain-containing protein, which translates into the protein MNKTIIININSIVFHIEEDAYEVLRSYMIDIKKHFGQSEDSKEILEDIENRISEMFTEKIQAGSKEVLNMDDVNAVIEQMGSVSDFESEDQDGYASFQRQPNADGFKVGKKLMRDPDDKVFSGVCSGLGHFFGIEAKWVRLLFALFVVIGGSGVLVYVILWIVMPLAVTRADKMEMRGEAPNIQNFKRSFDEEMSGVKDSFSRGIDRTGDSVAKLLQVVVKVIGVFFVIIVGLTLIGLIIGLIFFALAIVNVIPDVMDDSGPFYLMDPSDVPFALIAGFLAIFIPFAGLFYLLLRVLFDKKPMNNYLTTTLFLVWLASIGAIIYYATSVAKEFKESSTIVEEKPLQKQAVYYLNENDIRVIRLKNGVKSGLGIKSENLSTYLRRNIRIRVERIDSLQEPYVRYEYSAKGSTYKVATDRAGKINYALRQDSTSLIFDNAFQLNEGERYRDQEVNVTLFLPVGTKLIINDNLEDKLRDISFYECRDRYSEDLRDVKEVEFVVTSLGLKCALPPKKSDETEEADAEGNGVVANDTSIVIRRDTIINVKKDGVTIETKKK
- a CDS encoding PadR family transcriptional regulator; its protein translation is MIAENTQIQMRKGILEYCILSIISRGEIYASDIISELKKAQLLVVEGTLYPLLTRLKNNGLLSYIWKESTSGPPRKYYEITQEGLEVLSRLDVTWNELVFAVNTSLVGRNNDSTKPVKDNNDE